Proteins encoded together in one uncultured Desulfosarcina sp. window:
- a CDS encoding linear amide C-N hydrolase translates to MKIWFLRCSQVALCLLIAFIQVDARACTTFQLKHADQVLVGKNYDWMVEDGLIIVNKRGVSKTAYQPTMDSTGLGTPATWISRFGSITFTQYGRELGPGGMNEAGLVVESMGLFRNTPNRKYPEPDDRASILAGQWRQYQLDNFATVKEVIENDATLRIRPQKGIHTHFMVSDKDGNCATIEYLDGKMVCHTGETLPYRALTNNTYALSLGYLKKDSIPEPDMYKSIERFTRAAKMIEKYDPATSAALIDYAFEILKSVSWSIDREWKGTPYQSNTRWSIVYDQKNRRIHFRTHGNPGIRVIRFGAFDFSCKTPVKVLDVTANLSGDVTGKFVDYTRQGNRELIENAFTKTVFFPRYSANQLDVLAEYPDTFVCEQ, encoded by the coding sequence ATGAAAATTTGGTTTTTGAGATGCTCACAAGTCGCTCTCTGCCTGTTGATCGCTTTTATTCAGGTGGACGCCAGGGCGTGCACGACTTTTCAGCTCAAACATGCAGATCAGGTGCTTGTCGGAAAAAATTACGATTGGATGGTCGAGGATGGCTTAATTATCGTCAACAAACGCGGGGTTTCAAAAACCGCATATCAGCCCACTATGGACAGCACCGGTCTCGGAACACCGGCAACCTGGATCTCAAGATTCGGCAGCATTACGTTCACTCAATACGGTCGGGAGTTGGGTCCGGGTGGGATGAACGAAGCCGGTCTTGTCGTCGAATCCATGGGATTGTTCCGCAACACCCCGAATAGAAAATATCCGGAACCGGATGACAGGGCTTCTATTCTAGCCGGGCAGTGGCGGCAATACCAACTCGATAATTTTGCAACCGTTAAAGAAGTGATCGAGAATGACGCCACACTGAGAATCAGGCCACAAAAAGGGATTCATACCCATTTCATGGTCAGCGACAAAGATGGCAACTGCGCCACTATCGAATATCTGGACGGGAAGATGGTCTGCCACACAGGCGAGACATTGCCCTATCGTGCCTTAACCAACAACACGTATGCGCTTTCGCTGGGCTACCTGAAGAAAGATTCGATCCCTGAACCGGACATGTACAAATCCATCGAGCGGTTCACTCGCGCCGCCAAAATGATCGAAAAATACGATCCCGCGACTTCAGCGGCGCTCATCGACTATGCCTTCGAGATTTTAAAGAGCGTCAGTTGGAGTATAGACCGGGAGTGGAAGGGCACTCCGTATCAAAGCAACACACGATGGAGCATCGTTTACGATCAGAAAAACCGGCGCATCCATTTCAGAACCCATGGCAATCCGGGGATACGCGTCATCCGTTTTGGAGCCTTTGACTTTTCATGCAAAACGCCCGTTAAAGTTCTCGACGTAACCGCAAATCTCTCCGGGGATGTAACAGGGAAATTCGTTGACTACACGCGTCAGGGCAATCGGGAATTGATTGAAAACGCATTTACCAAAACCGTCTTTTTTCCGAGGTATTCTGCCAATCAATTGGATGTGCTTGCAGAATATCCGGATACGTTTGTGTGTGAGCAATGA